In Ciconia boyciana chromosome 16, ASM3463844v1, whole genome shotgun sequence, one genomic interval encodes:
- the LOC140660527 gene encoding dynein axonemal heavy chain 17-like: protein MFVMGGKIQGKPLLPLPEHLDGRHDSSTALDCLAGPVDISALHSIETIVIEWSHQIRDILSKDSAQPLLEGLHPLPGTEFEFWHTRTVNLQCINNQLLSPRVTALAEMLEKANSCYWPALQSLFRDVSAGLEEAKDVSLHLQPLRILLEEMEQADYSQLQPCVDRALCTVRLLRAHCQHYSSPARVIVILQEICNLLVEMTRNFLSPEDVMKGLQGETEEALRGIRLSISTIEKLFQSYSTYCSDLMPTLFPEEPQLWEFPPSLVFRRTDSFLHRLKTIEELYQTAIEFLKLEKAELGGVRGNILGSQVFQIYEEVSELIKGFADCRYDPLDPAEEQLNKDFAEFQEKIQDVDRRLATIFCQGFDDCNCLASAVKPGRCTRALGSDRGGVTGPFR, encoded by the exons ATGTTCGTGATGGGTGGGAAGATCCAGGGGAagccgctgctgccgctgccggaGCACCTGGACGGCCGGCACGACTCCAGCACTGCCCTGGACTG CCTGGCGGGGCCTGTGGACATTTCGGCGCTGCACTCCATCGAGACCATTGTCATCGAGTGGTCCCACCAGATCAGAGACATCCTGAGCAAGGACTCGGCGCAGCcgctgctggaggggctgcaCCCCCTGCCCGGGACAGAGTTCGAGTTCTGGCACACGAGGACGGTCAACCTGCAGTGCATCAACAACCAG ctgctctcGCCCCGAGTGACGGCGCTGGCCGAGATGCTGGAGAAGGCCAACAGCTGCTACTGGCCGGCGCTCCAGAGCTTGTTCAGGGACGTCAGCGCTG GCCTGGAGGAAGCCAAAGATGTCAGCCTCCACCTGCAACCGCTTCGGATCCTGCTGGAAGAGATGGAGCAAGCGGATTACTCCCAG ctgcagccctgtgtGGACAGGGCGCTGTGCACCGTCCGCCTCCTCCGTGCTCACTGCCAGCACTACAGCTCGCCCGCCCGCGTCATCGTCATCCTCCAGGAGATCTGCAACCTCCTCGTGGAGATG ACCCGTAACTTCCTGAGCCCCGAGGACGTGATGAAGGGGCTGCAAGGAGAAACCGAGGAGGCCTTAAGGGGAATCAGACTGAGCATCTCCACCATAGAGAAGCTCTTCCAGTCCTACAGCACTTACTGCTCTGACCTGATGCCCACGTTGTTCCCG GAGGAGCCGCAGCTCTGGGAGTTCCCCCCCTCCCTCGTCTTCAGGAGAACGGACTCCTTCTTGCACAGGCTCAAGACCATTGAG GAGCTGTACCAGACAGCTATCGAGTTTCTGAAGCTggagaaggcagagctgggaggagtgAGAGGAAACATCCTCGGGAGCCAGGTGTTTCAGATCTACGAGGAGGTCTCTGAACTCATCAAGGGTTTTGCTGATTGCAGATACGATCCCTTAGATCCTGCAGAAGAG CAACTGAACAAAGACTTTGCAGAGTTCCAGGAGAAGATTCAGGACGTGGACAGGCGACTGGCCACCATCTTCTGCCAAGGCTTTGATGACTGCAACTGCCTGGCATCCGCTGTGAAG cccgGACGCTGCACCCGCGCGCTTGGGAGTGACCGCGGGGGTGTCACCGGGCCGTTCCGGTGA